From a region of the Alnus glutinosa chromosome 1, dhAlnGlut1.1, whole genome shotgun sequence genome:
- the LOC133872866 gene encoding wall-associated receptor kinase-like 1, which yields MAKNRRRTKQKNKFFKRNGGLLLQQQLSLHEANVENTKLFSSKDLCKATDRFNVNRILGQGGQGTVYKGMLADGRIVAVKKSKVIDEGKLREFINEVVILSQINHRNVVKLIGCCLETEVPLLVYEYVPNGTLSQYVNGQTEEFPLTWNMRLRIAIEVAGALFYLHSAASMPIYHRDIKSTNILLDDKYRAKVADFGTSRSITIDQTHLTTLVHGTFGYLDPEYFQSSQFTEKSDVYSFGVVLAELLTGEKVISSTRTQESKSLATYFIQSVGENNLFDIIDSQVLKEGKKEQIIAVANLAKRCLDLKGKKRPTMKEVAMELEAVQMLQKAPKLQQNYNELEYV from the coding sequence ATGGCAAAAAATAGGAGGAGGACTAAACAAAAGAACAAGTTCTTCAAACGAAATGGTGGTTTATTGTTACAACAACAATTATCTTTACATGAAGCTAATGTTGAGAACACCAAATTGTTTAGTTCAAAAGATTTATGCAAGGCCACTGATCGTTTTAATGTGAATAGAATACTTGGCCAAGGAGGACAAGGTACTGTTTACAAAGGCATGTTAGCAGATGGAAGAATCGTTGCAGTGAAAAAGTCCAAGGTAATTGATGAAGGAAAACTTAGAGAATTCATTAATGAAGTTGTCATTCTTTCACAAATTAACCATAGGAATGTGGTTAAGTTAATTGGCTGTTGTTTGGAGACAGAAGTTCCTCTATTGGTTTACGAATACGTTCCTAATGGAACTCTTTCTCAATATGTCAATGGCCAAACTGAAGAGTTTCCACTAACATGGAATATGCGCTTGCGAATTGCAATAGAAGTTGCAGGAGCTCTGTTTTACTTACACTCAGCAGCTTCCATGCCCATTTACCATCGGGACATTAAATCTACAAACATACTCTTAGATGATAAATACAGAGCTAAAGTAGCTGACTTTGGGACTTCAAGATCCATCACTATTGATCAAACTCACTTAACCACACTAGTGCATGGAACTTTTGGATATTTAGACCCTGAGTATTTTCAGTCAAGTCAGTTTACAGAAAAGAGTGATGTTTATAGTTTTGGTGTCGTCCTTGCTGAGTTGTTAACTGGAGAAAAAGTGATCTCTTCAACAAGAACACAAGAATCCAAAAGTTTAGCCACATATTTCATTCAATCGGTGGGTGAGAACAATTTGTTTGATATTATTGATAGTCAAGTTTTGAAGGAAGGCAAGAAAGAACAGATCATTGCGGTCGCAAACCTTGCAAAAAGGTGCCTGGACTTAAAGGGGAAAAAACGACCTACAATGAAAGAAGTCGCAATGGAGTTGGAAGCAGTTCAAATGTTGCAAAAAGCTCCTAAACTCCAACAAAACTATAATGAGCTTGAATATGTCTGA
- the LOC133872884 gene encoding probable glutathione S-transferase — MSTEVKLHGTWPSPFSYRVIWALKLKGIPYEYIEEDLSNKSLVLLQHNPAHKKIPVLVHGGKPICESMIIIEYIEEMWPHNPLLPTDPYERSVARFWIKFAEDKGPAMWIVYRTSGEEQEKAIKDTLEMLRAMEEDGLGRDKKYFGGDNIGIVDIAFGQIAQWLGVIEEVVGVKLLEAHKFPRLHAWIKSFKEVPEIKLNLPDRDEMLVFFKSRREVLLASLQD, encoded by the exons ATGAGCACAGAGGTAAAGCTTCATGGGACATGGCCAAGTCCATTCAGTTACAGAGTGATATGGGCTCTGAAACTGAAGGGCATACCATATGAATACATAGAAGAAGATCTTTCCAACAAAAGTCTTGTTCTTCTCCAACACAATCCAGCCCACAAGAAGATCCCTGTGCTTGTTCACGGCGGAAAACCAATTTGCGAGTCCATGATTATCATTGAATATATAGAAGAGATGTGGCCACACAACCCCTTGCTGCCCACTGATCCTTATGAGAGATCTGTTGCTCGCTTTTGGATTAAGTTTGCTGAAGATAAG GGTCCTGCAATGTGGATAGTTTACCGAACTAGTGGCGAAGAACAAGAGAAGGCCATCAAAGACACCTTGGAGATGCTGAGAGCCATGGAGGAAGATGGGCTCGGCAGagacaagaaatattttggtgGGGACAACATTGGGATAGTGGACATTGCCTTTGGGCAGATTGCTCAATGGTTGGGAGTCATTGAAGAAGTTGTCGGGGTGAAGCTGCTTGAGGCTCACAAGTTCCCTCGCTTGCATGCATGGATCAAGAGTTTTAAGGAAGTTCCTGAAATCAAATTGAACCTTCCTGATCGTGATGAAATGTTGGTCTTTTTTAAGAGTAGAAGGGAAGTGTTGCTGGCATCTTTACAAGATTAA